A window of Corallococcus macrosporus DSM 14697 contains these coding sequences:
- a CDS encoding mechanosensitive ion channel family protein encodes MMHRDSWTQSALVLALGLLWSLPAAALNAGLGPPPSTVDRQTPQAAVKGFLAAAHRGDYATAAHYLDLDYIPRAKQKERGLQLARSLKFVLDRKLPVDVGALSKEPEGDPADARYDQLGTIPLQGTNVPIRVQRVAATDGTQAWVFNESTVRQADPLFAEYGPRLVGFLPSFFFSDTVLGLEPWQWLGLLVTLLGSLALAVLLERLVLSLARRVARWTRFTWEDNVVSSGKGPVKLLTFSALLAVGTLLLRLPRPAQGLFLRIGYSLSVVALAWAVLRILHVSASFVQSRVSSEMKDATRARSVSTQLVVLRAIFEVATYVIAAALLLIQFEVVRNVGVSLLASAGIAGLVLGLAAQKSIGTLLAGIQLSITQPISIGDTLITEGEWGTVEKITLTFVVLRTWDQRRLVIPITQFLDKPFQNWSKGNPEMLGPVVLQVDYMADIDAIRAELRRILENEGKDMWDGRVATVIVMDVLDRTLTVRALVSVSDFSKLFDLRALVREKLVAFLRTRPLWLPVTRTEARPYPPPELSPALEPVPPAAPPRA; translated from the coding sequence ATGATGCACCGTGACAGTTGGACTCAGAGCGCACTCGTCCTGGCCTTGGGACTGCTGTGGAGCCTGCCTGCCGCCGCGCTCAACGCGGGCCTCGGGCCGCCCCCTTCCACCGTGGACCGGCAGACGCCGCAGGCCGCCGTGAAGGGCTTCCTGGCCGCCGCCCACCGGGGGGACTACGCCACGGCGGCCCACTACCTGGACCTGGACTACATCCCCCGCGCCAAGCAGAAGGAGCGCGGGTTGCAGCTCGCCCGCTCGCTCAAGTTCGTGCTGGACCGCAAGCTGCCCGTGGACGTGGGCGCGCTGAGCAAGGAGCCCGAGGGCGACCCGGCAGACGCGCGCTACGACCAGCTCGGCACCATCCCATTGCAGGGGACCAACGTCCCCATCCGCGTCCAGCGTGTCGCCGCGACGGACGGGACCCAGGCCTGGGTCTTCAACGAGTCCACGGTGCGGCAGGCGGATCCGCTCTTCGCGGAGTACGGCCCCCGGCTGGTGGGCTTCCTGCCGTCCTTCTTCTTCAGTGACACGGTGCTGGGGCTGGAGCCGTGGCAGTGGCTGGGGCTGCTGGTGACGCTGCTGGGCAGCCTGGCCCTGGCGGTGTTGCTGGAGCGCCTGGTGCTGTCGCTCGCCCGGCGCGTGGCGCGGTGGACCCGGTTCACCTGGGAGGACAACGTGGTCTCCTCGGGGAAGGGGCCGGTGAAGCTGCTCACCTTCTCCGCGCTGCTGGCGGTGGGCACGCTGCTGCTCAGGCTGCCGCGTCCGGCGCAGGGCCTCTTCCTGCGCATCGGCTACTCGTTGAGCGTGGTGGCGCTGGCCTGGGCCGTGCTGCGCATCCTCCACGTCTCCGCCTCCTTCGTGCAGAGTCGCGTATCGTCGGAGATGAAGGACGCCACGCGCGCGCGCAGCGTGAGCACGCAGTTGGTGGTGCTCCGCGCCATCTTCGAGGTGGCCACCTACGTCATCGCCGCGGCGCTGCTGCTCATCCAGTTCGAGGTGGTGCGCAACGTCGGCGTGTCCCTGCTGGCCTCCGCCGGCATCGCCGGCCTGGTGCTCGGCCTCGCGGCGCAGAAGTCCATTGGCACGCTGCTGGCCGGCATCCAGCTCTCCATCACCCAGCCCATCAGCATTGGCGACACCCTCATCACCGAGGGCGAGTGGGGCACGGTGGAGAAGATCACGCTCACCTTCGTGGTGCTCCGGACGTGGGACCAGCGCCGCCTGGTCATCCCCATCACCCAGTTCCTGGACAAGCCCTTCCAGAACTGGAGCAAGGGCAACCCGGAGATGCTGGGGCCCGTCGTCCTCCAGGTGGATTACATGGCGGACATCGACGCCATCCGGGCGGAGCTGCGCCGCATCCTGGAGAACGAGGGCAAGGACATGTGGGACGGCCGCGTGGCGACGGTGATTGTCATGGACGTGCTGGACCGGACCCTCACGGTGCGCGCGCTGGTCAGCGTGTCGGACTTCAGCAAGCTGTTCGACCTGCGGGCCCTGGTCCGCGAGAAGCTGGTGGCCTTCCTGCGCACCCGCCCCCTGTGGCTGCCCGTCACCCGCACGGAGGCCCGCCCCTATCCGCCGCCGGAGCTGTCTCCGGCGCTGGAGCCGGTGCCGCCCGCCGCGCCGCCCCGGGCATGA
- the lpoB gene encoding penicillin-binding protein activator LpoB, with protein MNTRRLLLSACLAASLSACTGPRAFTRGTYEDPNTIEMLSDRFNENDLQLIAKKMAESLATSPRFAQPRPDGSLPIVLVGKLKNSTSEHIDMRSLGDKIQTALAQTGRFALVDQQARQDIAEEYEYQQSGYVDPNAAKGPGQQTSVDFLMTGDLASIIQEVGRDKLVYYKMTAKLSNVRTGLIEWTDEKQIRKKFEKRGVSW; from the coding sequence ATGAACACCCGCCGCCTGCTGCTGTCCGCCTGTCTCGCCGCTTCGCTGTCCGCCTGCACGGGCCCGCGCGCCTTCACGCGCGGCACGTACGAGGACCCGAACACCATCGAGATGCTGTCGGACCGCTTCAACGAGAACGACCTGCAGCTCATCGCGAAGAAGATGGCGGAGTCGCTCGCCACCTCGCCGCGCTTCGCCCAGCCCCGGCCGGATGGCTCGCTGCCCATCGTCCTGGTGGGGAAGCTGAAGAACAGCACCTCGGAGCACATCGACATGCGCTCGCTGGGGGACAAGATTCAAACGGCGCTGGCGCAGACGGGCCGCTTCGCCCTGGTGGACCAGCAGGCGCGCCAGGACATCGCGGAGGAGTACGAGTACCAGCAGTCCGGCTACGTGGACCCCAACGCCGCCAAGGGGCCGGGGCAGCAGACGTCGGTGGACTTCCTGATGACGGGCGACCTCGCCTCCATCATCCAGGAGGTCGGCCGGGACAAGCTCGTGTACTACAAGATGACCGCGAAGCTGAGCAACGTGCGGACCGGCCTCATCGAGTGGACGGACGAGAAGCAGATCCGCAAGAAGTTCGAGAAGCGCGGCGTGAGCTGGTAA
- a CDS encoding heme oxygenase (biliverdin-producing), producing the protein MSATGTLRLPRTDVAARVKRLVEPQPQRPATPPRAESTGPAPLSVLLAEGTAKLAEQAERSLFIQSLFFDAWEGGIYGQYVRAQHYVSHLRQLHTLYSAFEAALPNVMGTTLTPLLLLPELRLASALEADLTYFCGESRTDTLACVETRLHAERIKEVSEDAPHLLVAHAYARCALDVFGGHRRARRITDAFELAEGQGTAFYGTVPEAGLAAFRVRFHSRIDGLELDEDEAREVVQEARMAFRLHALVCDELARGATGIAAGPHADAR; encoded by the coding sequence GTGAGCGCCACCGGCACGTTGCGGCTGCCGCGCACGGACGTGGCAGCGCGCGTGAAGCGGCTGGTGGAGCCCCAGCCACAGCGCCCGGCCACGCCGCCCCGGGCGGAGTCCACCGGCCCCGCGCCCCTGTCCGTCCTGCTGGCGGAAGGCACGGCGAAGCTGGCCGAGCAGGCGGAGCGCTCGCTGTTCATCCAGTCCCTCTTCTTCGACGCGTGGGAGGGCGGCATCTACGGCCAGTACGTCCGGGCCCAGCATTACGTGAGCCACCTGCGGCAGTTGCACACGCTCTACTCGGCCTTCGAGGCGGCGCTGCCCAACGTCATGGGCACCACGCTCACGCCCCTGCTGCTGCTGCCGGAGCTGCGGCTGGCCTCCGCGCTGGAGGCGGACCTGACGTACTTCTGCGGCGAGTCCCGGACGGACACCCTCGCCTGCGTGGAGACGCGGCTGCACGCCGAGCGCATCAAGGAGGTGTCCGAGGACGCGCCCCACCTGCTGGTGGCGCACGCCTACGCGCGCTGCGCGCTGGACGTCTTCGGCGGCCACCGCCGGGCGCGGCGAATCACGGACGCCTTCGAGCTGGCGGAGGGCCAGGGCACCGCCTTCTACGGCACGGTGCCGGAGGCCGGGCTGGCCGCCTTCCGCGTCCGCTTCCACTCGCGCATCGACGGGCTGGAGCTGGACGAGGACGAGGCGCGCGAGGTGGTGCAGGAGGCGCGCATGGCCTTCCGGCTCCACGCGCTCGTGTGTGACGAGCTGGCCCGGGGCGCCACGGGCATCGCCGCGGGCCCCCACGCCGACGCCCGGTAG
- a CDS encoding COG3014 family protein, producing the protein MSLHSRSPVRLSGWGALALVSVLLLSSGCAGDYVARTRGVRSAYQQGDYSRALATLEAAAKEGPEQDRLLVLMDKGMVLHAAGQWAESNAVLEEAERLSEQVDAVSVSEEAKTLVTNERQRTYRGEDFEKLMISVLQALNYAELGDEEAAMVEVRQVNERLEKMIAEEKKPYEQLAIARYLGGVIREDQRDWDSAYIDYAKAYEIAPREDALAEPLLRLAKQVGRDDMYAELLAKYPDVPHAPLAPDEGQLVVVVEAGLSPEKTRGSRDPGGGGDLIEVPVYRNRGLAPPVSVDLAGQSRRAVTVTSLADVAVVHLNDRIGRLLAKQLAGVAVKAGLAAGVGALTKSDELGVLTFLVLNAMNAPDLRSWLSLPAEFQVARFRVSAGNHTVRVTSWGQVTEHPVEVKPGRVGLLVLRRY; encoded by the coding sequence ATGTCCCTTCACTCCCGCAGCCCGGTCCGCCTGAGCGGGTGGGGCGCGCTCGCCCTGGTGAGCGTGCTCCTCCTGTCGTCGGGCTGCGCGGGTGACTATGTGGCGCGCACCCGCGGGGTGCGGTCCGCCTACCAGCAGGGGGACTACTCGCGCGCGCTGGCCACGCTGGAGGCCGCGGCGAAGGAGGGCCCCGAGCAGGACCGGCTGCTGGTGCTGATGGACAAGGGCATGGTGCTGCACGCCGCCGGGCAGTGGGCGGAGAGCAACGCCGTGCTGGAGGAGGCGGAGCGGCTCAGCGAGCAGGTGGACGCGGTCTCCGTCAGCGAGGAGGCGAAGACGCTCGTCACCAACGAGCGTCAGCGCACCTACCGCGGGGAGGACTTCGAGAAGCTGATGATCTCCGTCCTCCAGGCGCTCAACTACGCGGAGCTGGGCGACGAAGAAGCCGCCATGGTGGAGGTCCGCCAGGTCAACGAGCGCCTGGAGAAGATGATCGCCGAGGAGAAGAAGCCCTACGAGCAGCTCGCGATTGCCCGCTACCTGGGCGGCGTCATCCGCGAGGACCAGCGGGACTGGGACTCGGCCTATATCGACTACGCGAAGGCCTACGAAATCGCGCCCCGCGAGGACGCGCTGGCCGAGCCGCTGCTGCGGCTGGCGAAGCAGGTGGGCCGCGACGACATGTACGCGGAGCTGCTGGCGAAGTATCCGGACGTCCCGCACGCGCCGCTGGCGCCGGACGAGGGGCAGCTCGTCGTCGTGGTGGAGGCGGGGCTGTCTCCGGAGAAGACGCGCGGCTCCAGGGACCCGGGCGGCGGCGGTGACCTGATTGAAGTCCCCGTCTATCGGAACCGGGGGCTCGCGCCGCCAGTGAGCGTCGACCTGGCAGGCCAGTCCCGGCGGGCGGTGACGGTGACGTCCCTGGCGGACGTGGCCGTGGTCCACCTGAATGACCGGATTGGCCGCCTGCTGGCGAAGCAGCTCGCGGGCGTGGCGGTGAAGGCGGGCCTGGCCGCGGGCGTGGGCGCGCTGACCAAGAGCGACGAGCTGGGCGTGCTGACCTTCCTCGTGCTCAACGCGATGAACGCGCCAGACCTGCGCTCCTGGCTCTCCCTGCCCGCGGAGTTCCAGGTGGCGCGCTTCCGCGTGTCCGCGGGGAACCACACGGTGCGTGTGACGAGCTGGGGCCAGGTGACGGAGCATCCGGTGGAGGTCAAACCCGGCCGGGTGGGCTTGTTGGTGCTCCGGCGCTACTGA
- a CDS encoding CBS domain-containing protein, whose protein sequence is MLTVGDLMVRDVITLQETDGLLRGDDLLKLQHIRHLPVLRGRKLVGLVSHRDLIRALARHPASFGAPPRAMADIMTRELETVTPDTTAREAIHRLLDHRFGCLPVVDGEGALVGIVTEADFLRLAARLLDRVEPRPGDAWAQGAPP, encoded by the coding sequence ATGCTCACCGTGGGAGACCTCATGGTTCGCGACGTCATCACGCTCCAGGAGACGGACGGCCTGCTGCGGGGAGATGACCTGCTGAAGCTCCAGCACATCCGTCACCTGCCCGTGCTGCGCGGCAGGAAGCTGGTGGGGCTGGTGAGCCACCGGGACCTCATCCGCGCGCTGGCGCGCCACCCGGCGTCCTTCGGGGCGCCACCCAGGGCCATGGCGGACATCATGACGCGGGAGCTGGAGACGGTGACCCCGGACACGACGGCGCGTGAGGCCATCCACCGGCTGCTGGACCACCGCTTCGGCTGCCTCCCCGTGGTGGATGGGGAGGGCGCGCTGGTGGGCATCGTGACAGAGGCGGACTTCCTGCGGTTGGCGGCGCGCCTGTTGGACCGCGTGGAGCCCCGTCCGGGGGACGCGTGGGCGCAAGGCGCGCCGCCCTGA
- a CDS encoding class I SAM-dependent methyltransferase, protein MEKRTDWYEHPRYYEAIFGTDTVREVDFLQTLSERFGTGGKLWLEPACGAGRLVEEAARRGLRVVGYDISEAMLVHARKRLTPAQRRRVKLGPSRMESFADPSLEGQVDLAHCLVSTFRYLDSEAAARQHLLGTRRLLKPGGIYVLGFHLTDYARARPEHERWVGQVGEDRVVCNTNEGLPERRARRSPMRNRLRVTGPDKDWLIETEWHFRTYSHAQATKLFRDAGLRVLAGYTFDYDIDAPVERGSLRLDRVFVLQADPKSPAVDTPASARKAPRRPAAPSKSRKISR, encoded by the coding sequence ATGGAAAAACGCACGGACTGGTACGAACACCCGCGGTACTACGAAGCCATCTTCGGCACGGACACCGTGCGCGAGGTGGACTTCCTCCAGACGCTCAGCGAGCGCTTCGGCACGGGCGGCAAGCTGTGGCTCGAGCCCGCCTGCGGCGCGGGGCGGCTCGTGGAAGAAGCCGCCCGCCGGGGCCTGCGGGTGGTGGGCTATGACATCTCCGAGGCGATGCTGGTCCACGCGCGCAAGCGCCTGACGCCGGCGCAGCGGCGGCGCGTCAAGCTGGGGCCCTCCCGCATGGAGTCCTTCGCGGACCCGTCGCTGGAGGGGCAGGTGGACCTGGCGCACTGCCTGGTGTCCACCTTCCGCTACCTGGACAGCGAGGCCGCGGCGCGTCAGCACCTGCTGGGAACGCGGCGGCTCTTGAAGCCGGGCGGCATCTACGTGCTCGGCTTCCACCTCACGGACTACGCGCGCGCCCGGCCCGAGCACGAGCGCTGGGTGGGGCAGGTGGGCGAGGACCGCGTCGTCTGCAACACGAACGAGGGCCTGCCGGAGCGACGCGCGCGGCGCTCGCCCATGCGCAACCGCCTGCGCGTCACCGGGCCGGACAAGGACTGGCTCATTGAAACCGAGTGGCACTTCCGCACGTACAGCCATGCCCAGGCCACGAAGCTGTTCCGCGACGCGGGCCTGCGGGTGCTGGCCGGGTACACCTTCGACTACGACATCGACGCACCCGTGGAGCGAGGCAGCCTCCGCCTGGACCGCGTCTTCGTCCTCCAGGCGGACCCCAAGTCTCCGGCCGTGGACACGCCTGCGTCCGCGCGGAAAGCGCCGCGAAGGCCCGCCGCCCCCTCGAAATCACGCAAGATTTCACGCTGA
- a CDS encoding ZIP family metal transporter yields the protein MSPVLATVALYSLIIVLGALAGAVVVVLNDRPTHLVRFLAFAAGVMLGAAFFHMLPEAYLGGGWWAFALVPAGFAFLLVLERYLVAHAGEDISPGGDTVAGTGHEVHPGHVLGLTAFLGLSTHTLFDGIALGSAVEEGVGGMALLAIVAHKVPSALSLASILKTEGRSKASILSLSTLYGMMVPAGALLYFLFDAMLQFESLAAKALAFSAGTFLYIAVSDLLPHVHRHGKDQPGRNILALFVGLLLMFLLARLMGHPEHPGH from the coding sequence ATGTCGCCGGTCCTGGCCACGGTGGCCCTGTATTCCCTCATCATCGTCCTCGGCGCGCTGGCTGGCGCGGTGGTCGTCGTCCTGAACGACCGGCCCACCCACCTGGTGCGCTTCCTGGCTTTCGCCGCGGGCGTGATGCTGGGCGCCGCCTTCTTCCACATGCTGCCGGAGGCGTACCTGGGCGGCGGGTGGTGGGCCTTCGCGCTGGTGCCCGCAGGCTTCGCCTTCCTGCTGGTGCTGGAGCGCTACCTCGTCGCGCACGCGGGCGAGGACATCTCCCCCGGGGGGGACACCGTGGCGGGCACCGGGCACGAGGTACATCCAGGGCACGTGCTGGGGCTCACCGCCTTCCTGGGCCTGTCCACGCACACCCTGTTCGACGGGATTGCCCTGGGCTCGGCGGTGGAGGAGGGCGTGGGCGGCATGGCGCTGCTGGCCATCGTCGCGCACAAGGTGCCCTCCGCGCTGTCGCTGGCCTCCATCCTCAAGACGGAGGGGCGCTCGAAGGCCTCCATCCTGTCGCTGTCCACGCTGTACGGGATGATGGTGCCGGCCGGCGCGCTGCTCTACTTCCTCTTCGACGCGATGCTGCAGTTCGAAAGCCTCGCGGCCAAGGCGCTGGCCTTCTCCGCCGGCACCTTCCTCTACATCGCCGTGTCGGACCTGCTGCCGCACGTGCACCGGCACGGCAAGGACCAGCCGGGCCGCAACATCCTGGCGCTCTTCGTGGGCCTGCTGCTGATGTTCCTGCTCGCCCGGCTGATGGGGCACCCCGAGCACCCCGGCCACTGA
- a CDS encoding sigma-54-dependent transcriptional regulator, with protein MQDEMAQLLADLRGARDFEAAAAATLRRLHAVAQEAVASSRYAARGRVLRGIVHLRPGEAYRSLAALEVGAAEITDASVGTPFFTSATAWRAVVEHRCAVSIDVNVGTVQPHAPNAPVTGDPGLAGFNSHESRQRFLGRHATHVCVLPLRTPGGDIEGMISLEADCLAAMGQDFVWLEAGDRLQLLADVAAPYLARLPQRPVARPEVDEFLPVVGRSMAELLPILRVFALQDETILISGATGAGKSRLARWCHERSNRRGKPFETLDLVTVPEDLQMAELFGWKKGAFTGAVRDAPGSVARAEGGTLFIDEIDKLSLKAQAGLLHLLESRSYRPLGEGTGERQADVRFIIGTNADLHAEVRAGRFREDLYYRVNVLPVRMPPLQERQDEIPLWAQYMVNRRHRERSPDGHARLMKEAERLLVGSPWPGNLRQLDNIVRRAYTLAMVEHADASGELVLHEKHVARALDYEQAPGARPLPEALRAAAQAFVAEARRRNAPLDLDLADAFRGMVLGLAIRQVGRDEGFKLLGRESLVKNRNHHKALKRELEKVDSLFKALGEEGSPFSDLLTEVEGG; from the coding sequence ATGCAAGACGAGATGGCGCAGCTCCTCGCGGATTTGCGGGGAGCCAGGGACTTCGAGGCCGCGGCTGCCGCCACGCTCCGGCGGTTGCACGCTGTTGCCCAGGAGGCCGTTGCGTCCAGTCGGTACGCAGCCCGGGGCCGGGTGTTGCGGGGCATCGTCCACCTCCGCCCAGGGGAGGCCTACCGGAGCCTGGCCGCGCTGGAGGTGGGTGCGGCGGAGATTACGGACGCCAGTGTAGGGACGCCCTTCTTCACGTCCGCCACGGCCTGGCGCGCGGTGGTGGAGCACCGCTGCGCGGTGTCCATCGACGTGAATGTCGGCACGGTGCAGCCGCACGCGCCCAACGCCCCGGTGACGGGGGACCCGGGCCTGGCGGGCTTCAACAGCCATGAGAGCCGGCAGCGCTTCCTGGGCCGCCACGCCACGCACGTCTGCGTGCTGCCGCTGCGCACGCCGGGCGGCGACATCGAGGGCATGATTTCGCTGGAGGCGGACTGCCTGGCGGCGATGGGCCAGGACTTCGTCTGGCTGGAGGCGGGGGACCGGCTCCAGTTGCTCGCGGACGTGGCGGCGCCGTACCTGGCCCGGCTGCCGCAGCGGCCGGTGGCCCGGCCGGAGGTGGATGAGTTCCTCCCGGTGGTGGGGCGCTCCATGGCGGAGCTGCTGCCCATCCTCCGCGTCTTCGCGCTCCAGGATGAGACCATCCTCATCAGCGGCGCCACCGGCGCGGGCAAGTCCCGGCTGGCGCGCTGGTGCCATGAGCGCTCCAACCGCCGCGGCAAGCCCTTCGAGACGCTGGATTTGGTGACGGTGCCCGAGGACCTCCAGATGGCGGAGCTCTTCGGCTGGAAGAAGGGCGCCTTCACCGGCGCGGTGCGGGACGCGCCCGGCAGCGTGGCCCGCGCGGAGGGCGGCACGCTCTTCATCGACGAAATCGACAAGCTGTCGCTCAAGGCCCAGGCGGGGCTGCTGCACCTGCTGGAGTCGCGCAGCTACCGGCCGCTGGGCGAGGGCACCGGCGAGCGGCAGGCGGACGTGCGCTTCATCATCGGCACCAACGCGGACCTGCACGCGGAGGTGCGCGCCGGCCGCTTCCGCGAGGACCTCTACTACCGCGTCAACGTGCTGCCGGTGCGCATGCCCCCCCTGCAGGAGCGCCAGGACGAAATCCCCCTGTGGGCGCAGTACATGGTGAACCGCCGGCACCGCGAGCGCTCTCCGGACGGCCACGCCCGGCTGATGAAGGAGGCGGAGCGGCTGCTGGTGGGGAGCCCCTGGCCGGGCAACCTGCGGCAGCTCGACAACATCGTCCGCCGCGCCTACACGCTGGCCATGGTGGAGCACGCGGACGCCTCGGGCGAGCTGGTGCTGCACGAGAAGCACGTCGCGCGGGCGCTGGACTACGAGCAGGCCCCCGGTGCCCGGCCGCTGCCGGAGGCGCTGCGCGCGGCCGCGCAGGCCTTCGTCGCGGAGGCGCGCCGCCGCAATGCCCCGCTGGATCTGGACCTGGCGGATGCCTTCCGCGGCATGGTGCTGGGCCTCGCCATCCGCCAGGTGGGCCGGGACGAGGGCTTCAAGCTGCTGGGCCGTGAGAGCCTGGTGAAGAACCGCAACCACCACAAGGCGCTCAAGCGCGAGCTGGAGAAGGTGGACTCGCTGTTCAAGGCCCTGGGTGAGGAGGGCTCGCCCTTCTCCGACCTGCTGACGGAGGTCGAAGGCGGCTGA